The Arvicola amphibius chromosome 5, mArvAmp1.2, whole genome shotgun sequence genome contains the following window.
AAGGGCATACACTCTAGTATCTGAAAATACTTTATACTACTTTAGATGGTTTATTGATTTAGAGATCATACTATTTAAAATAGTTAAGTGAGTTAACATTGAAATTGATTTAGACTTTGACGTCAATTTTATATTGGAATTAAGATATTATAAGTTCTagtgcaggtggtggtggtacatgcatttaatccatgtactcgggagccagaggcgtttggatctctgtgagtttgagatctggtccacaaagtgagttccataacagccaagattacagaaagaaaataaaccctGCCCCTCCTCCAATTAAAAGATATTGTAAGTTTCTTActttataaaaagtattttaagagaTATTTATTACGGAAGATAAGAACCTATCTTAAATTCTCTTTGTCTCAGTTAACCTTTAACTCCTAAAGTTGACTCTGTACAGGATAATGCCTTATGGAGAAATATTCTACTACTGAGGATGTTTGTACACTGatgtaaaaaaaaagcagatgctGTGTGGGACAAATATTGCAGCTGCTCCATGGTGGGACACTAAGGGAACCTGCTGTGAGACAGTGGTCATGTACCCTGTTacttatattgtattgttttaataaaatgctgattgaccagtagccaggaaggaagtagaggtggagctacaaaaacaggagaattctgggaagaggaaagggtcagcCTGCAGTCATCATGgaggcagccagacacagaggaagcatgagaatgcctcactgataagaggtaccaagccacgtggctaacatagacaagaataacagactaatttaagatgttgataagaagcctgagctaataggccaaccagctaataattaatgtagacctctgtgggttcctttgggactgaatggctacaggaccaggtgggacagaaacctctgtcaacaaatggcacccaaagttgggctcgaacccacgaccctgagattaagagtttcatgctctactgactgagctgtcaACAGGGACCTCCTTTCCAGGTGTTTATATGCTGCAGGACTCTTGGCTGGGTGCCATTAGAGAGCAGGAGAGAACACCTGACCCTCACCAGGGCTTTGACTTTACTAGAGTGACAGGTAAATGAGAAATGAGATAGAGCAGGCTAAAACTCCAAGGGAATTTGGCAATCAGAGCTAGTCCAGTTCACTTAGATTTGAAACATTAAACAAACACACCGTGTCTCATGAAATGTAAAAGCTTCTGCCAACATTCATATGAGGTTCTCATCAGATTCTCTGATGTCAGGGCCTGAGTGAGCAAGAGCTGATACCACTCACTATGCAAACCAAAGGCCTGCTATTCTCCCAGTTCCACTCTGGACTAGGAGGCAGGTGACAGTGGCTCTCCAGGAGCTTGCAAATCCAAATTCCCTTAGCACAAGGATTAAACAAAACACTTGCATCAGGGACTCAAAGACTCCTTCTTTGAGATGCAAATTCCCCCAGGAAATGAAAGTTACCCCACAGTCAAGGATATAGACAAGGGGAGGCATTCTTCCTAATTTTATCAAATCTTAATAGGACATTTCCCTCTAGCAATAATTGTATCCAACTGTAGATAAGCAAACCTTTTTGAATCCAGATACAATTCCTTGAATGGTGCATCTTGCTGAATGGTTGCTTCATCTATTGGCACATATCCCTTTCACATTTCTGTCTTGGCTACTTATTTCCTATATTTTGTAAAGCACAGTTCTACAGGGAAGAAGAATGAGTGGAAGGTGACACGGAAAGCCACCAGAGGAAAAGCCACAGCAATCTTCCAGTTAACCCAGAGCCCAGTGAAAACAGCTCATGTTGATGGCCTAGgaaggttctcagccttcctaatgctgtgactctttagtaccgttcctcatgttgtgctgacccccatccataaaattatttttgttgctgcaacataactgtaattttgctattgttatgtaATATAATCCATAGCATAAATATGTGAGTCTTTCAATAGTCTTTGGTGaactgtgaaagggttgtttaactctccaaagaggtcatgacccacaaatTGAGAACCTTTGGTCTAGACAGATATCCTTCTAGTGAAGGCAGTAGAGCCAATTTACTAATTCTAGAGGCCCCATCCAAGGGAATGTGGTGTTCTGATCCCCCAGACATACTACAAAAACCCTCAGCATGCACCAAGCCACTCATCCCTTAGGGGATCCAGCAGCATCTACAGCACTAAAGAATACACTGTGGGCTAATAGACCCCATCTCTCTGCAGATGGTGGTGCATTGCTTCTCGTGCTCTTTCTTTGTGAGTTAGGTAAACAATGCATCTCCACTACAAACCATCAGAGCCAGTAGCTTCTAATTTTCACATCTCTctggtaataaaaatataaaagatcacTATAGTCTTCTCTCCAGGACCATGCCAGTGTTGAGAAGGCCTTTCTACCTCAATAGTAGAGAAAGCTAATAGAATATGCCTTGCTATGCATAGAGAAGACCTCCTTTCTCAGACCATGACTTCAAGAACACTGAGGTCAGTGTTTCTTTGGGAACTGACATACAGCAGGCAGGACTAAGATGTGTGTCAGAACCCTTTTCTGCTCCTGAGCCAACCTTCTTGTCCTCAAGTTTTGCATACCCTTCCCATAGTCTGCTCTGGTCCTTACCCTACCCCTAAACATGTAGTTGCTGCATACCCAATGCTTCAAgtagtttttgagttctttaaagCATAATTTTGCCTGTTTTCCCCTTGACTGTGcttaactttcatttctttcttgtctaTGTATAAAGTGCCCTTTGGAGtaggggaatttttttcttttgtagcaaAGATATACCTCTGCCCATCTTATTCGAGCCATATCATGATATTGTAGTACAGAATTTGATTCACTAATAGCATTACTCCCCTGCACCCATGACAGACAAAAACTGCAGTCTCTCCTGAAGAAATAGACTTGAGAGTTTGCTCATCCTACTGTGGTTATGGGAGAGAAGATTGGTGCTGAGAGTTCAGAAGGCCAGTAGGGAATTTGTTTCTCCCCATTTGTTGCAATTAAAATGTGAGTATTGAGGGCACGCTCCAATTgaacctctttccttctttctgtagcACCTGAGATTCTCCGAGGCTGTGCCTATGGACCCGAAGTGGACATGTGGTCTGTAGGAATAATCACCTACATCTTGTAAGTGACAAAAGGCAACCTTTATACAAGCAGTCTTTGTGTAACATTTTCTAGGTATTAATAATTCTCATGACAACCacgttgacctctgacttcttgTGATGTTCCTTTTTACAATAACCGCACTGATAGCATTGACTCAAATGATGTGATGTTCCATTTTACACTAACTGTGCCAAAAGCTAGTCTCAAAATCAGTATTGCTTCTTACTGTCACATTTCCCTGGAGGTGAGCAGCTGTCCAGGGCTCTTTCGTAGCTGATTTTCCTGTATAATATACCCACATTTGGGAACGTATTGCACGATCACGATAGTTGTGAGACCTAAGTCCACCTGCCACATCCtttgtttatgtatttgaatCTTACTGAACAAACTGGTAGCCCTTGAAGGAGATCTGTTATTTACTTCTTAAGAAATCCCAAACTAGCACGTTTCTTATCAAAATATTCTGAGCGCATTTACCTATCGATTTATTTCCCTACGTGTTAAGGTTTCAAGGGCCTTGAGCTAAACACGGAATAAAATGAGCTGATGATAATTCATTCTCTGTCCACTCCAACTGCATTACTGAGCTGCTGTCTAATTAAAATAATGACTTCAGGAAGTTTGCAGAGTGAGTGATGGAATTGGAGGTGGCAGTGAGGGAAATCATATATGACAGTGGCTGTGGAAAGCTAAGGCAAGAAGATATCAGTGCACCCGAGAACTAACACACAACACAGTGAGGCCCTCGTTGGCCGTTTGGCAGGGAGTGCAGTTAGCTTTGGGAACCTATAGCATGCATCTGTGGAGAGAGGTGTTCCAGGGTTCTCAAGAGCTGGTTATTCATAGGTGAGCTGCCTTCACCCACTGTATAGTAGAGCGACCTACACAAGCGATATTTAGCTTCTCACAGTCTCAGAGGCTAGAAGCTTTAGGTCAGGGTGGCTGCAGGTGTGGGCTCAGCAGAGAGGCTTCTTCTGGGGTTTCAGAAAATTCTTTTGTACTGTGTCCCCCaagtggcagagagagagaggcctgttGTTGTTATAGCTTTTCAAAGAAATGTGGTTTCACTATTCTTACTTCCTGCAGGTGAAGTTCAGATTTTATGTTGTCAGTCATAAATTCTAACAAAACAATCACACACTTCTGCAGGGAGAGTTACTTGTAGAGAATATAGAAGAAAGATTTTGAATTTTTGCAGAAATTTGATGAAGTATACTtcatcttttaaagatatttgatTCTATCTTTTTTCCTCCAGACTTTGTGGATTTGAACCATTCTATGACGAAAGAGGCGACCAGTTCATGTTCAGGAGAATTCTGAATTGTGAATATTACTTTATCTCCCCTTGGTGGGATGAAGTATCTCTAAATGCCAAGGACTTGGTAAGTGTGACCCAAACAAAATGAGATAATTTTTTAACTAAGAAACAGTAAAAGATGTTTTAGAATAGGCTGCCTTTGATATTATTGCTTCTTTGTAACTTTAaggtattttcatttaaaaggaacactgatgtattttcattttgaagaatGAGAAACCGATATCCCTTCAGTCCTCATTAGCTGAATCACCATAATAGCATTAGTTCCAGAATCTTCCCTACCTAGTAAATAGAAAGTCTTTCAAATAACACTGCACTCTGGAGCCCAGACACCAATCACACAGAACTCTGCTTTGATGTGGTTTATTCACCTAGATGTAGATGTacttcaaataaatataattggattttcaaaatttttaaagctattaaaATACTCTGACAGTAGCATGAGCCCTATTATGTGCCACTGTAATTATAAACAAGATCCACTCTATTAATAGAATGGTTTATGGTTTGCTTTGCACTGCTTCACATTCAAGCTAATACTGAAGCCTATTAATATTCGAGAAGTCCCTTCGAGAGAGAACTCTGCTTCTTCTGGTAGAAGGATGCTTGTGTACAAGAAACTGCTTGTGAACAATTGCAGCCATCGTTCCTCtggagagattttaaaaatgtgccaAAATAATGGAGTTGATTTTTTTCAGGTTATAGGGGATTTTAGGAGCTTTCTAGTCATGGATTTGCTAAGTGTGCCAAAGTTTACAAAGATTTCCAGCAGAAAGGCACTACTAAAGCTCACTCGAAggcaggtggtggcgcacacctttaatcccagcactcaagaggcaggtgcatctctgtgagttcaaggtcagcctggtctacaagaggcaagagctagttccaggacaggctccagagcttcagagaaaccctttctcgaagtCCCTgcccccaaaccaaaaaaccctcaCTTTCTCAAGCTCCTTTCCCAGAACTTATCCCTCCAAatacttctcccttttctctctgttaTTTCATGGAACATATCCTTCAGGATCTGTGACTTTTCTCATGTGAGCAGGAAGGGCGGCAGTCTATATAGGTACGTAGATATGTAACCCCACTCCTGAATACATCCGCTTCTTTCCTCCTCCGCCACCACTGTCTCAAACCAACTCCCACCCTCTCCCACCTGGCCCACAGCCACAGCTTCCTGTCTGGCCTCCCTGCTTCTTTTTGTGCCCTTCTAAAGTATGCTCACACAGAATCCAGAGATCCCTGCCTTACACTAACCGGCATCTGCCCTGCAAGCGTGAAACAGAAAACGCTTCATGACATCTGCTCCTTATTTAACTTGCTGTTTGATTCCATTAACCTGTTTTCACTTCTTCCGTGGGTTTTCAGGGCTAGAAAAGACCTCGTAGCTAAATGATCAAGAGCGTCTTATTTTACAAGAGCAGAGTCTAGGGGCACTCCGGAGTCTCCACAAAGTCGTCCATAAGATGCGGCTTCACGTAATGGAAGCCCGAGtttgacttcaagctctactaatGACCAAGTGTTTGGCCTCAGTAGCTAAGGTCTTGGAACATCTTTCTGCTCTTCACTTGTGAGTTGGAGCTGATGGTTCCCAGTCCATATGTTTCTGTGACTGTGCCTGTGCCGTGAGGGTAGTCAAAGGCGTAACCAGGACATGTGCCTCCCTGAGTCCGGTAGTGCCTCCATCATACTGGGCCACTGCTTCTGAGCCCAAGGCTGGGAAACATTTCATCTGTTGGTCTTCCTGACAACTCCGTCTGTCCATCTTCACAAGAGTAGAGCTTCCAGAATGGATTACCTTTAGTTAAGTTTAGTCATGCCAGGCATGTCGTAAGCGCAAGCTTCCTTCTTTTTATCCTAAAGTGACTTTTATTCCAGCTCTGAACTTATTCCTTCAGCTCGTTCAAcgaattaaagaaaataactataAATCTCAAGGGAATCATAAAAAAATAGTACTCAGTAAGGGCTTGAACACTAACTTTTGTTCTGAAAGTATGTTGGTGCCTGAATGACTATTTTAGAGAGATGTAGTTCAAGTTCTGAATTCTAAATGATTTCATAATGTGGCCTAGAATTATTCCGATGCTGGTTCTGCCTTCAAAAGGCAACTGGTCAGTAGACAAGCCAGGACCTATTTCTTTGGTCTCTGTGGAAAGAAATCAGTGGGTTTGGCGCTACAGGTTTGGTAAGTGCCCCGGTCTTCCAGGACCCCCTCAGCTGCTGCTTCCCTGAGTAGGTCCTACTCTTGACAGTGTAAGCTCTTTCAAAACCATGCACTTAGCGCTGAAGGCAAGCCCAGCTTCTCTATGTCTGTATTTCTTTATGACTACAGGTCAGAAAACTAATTGTTTTGGATCCCAAGAAACGACTGACTACGTTTCAAGCCCTCCAGCACCCATGGGTCACAGGGAAAGCAGCCAACTTTGTACACATGGACACTGCTCAGAAGAAGCTCCAAGAATTCAATGCTCGGCGCAAGCTTAAGGCAAAACATGTGCTTTTGttgcttgctgttgtttttaagatGTCTTTTCTTCCTTAGTCCTTTTCTGCCACACCAGGGGGAAATCCTTGCTTTAAAATTCCTAAGACACTGACATAAAACCACTTAgggtttgatttttgttgtttgtcttgttttggtgtgtctgtctgtcttctcatgAATTCATTATTAAGAGAAGGAAAGCACTTGAATAACTTCATAGCTGGAGTAAAAACCAGGACATGAATACTTGTGTTATATGTTTAAattatgaagtgtgtgtgtgtgtgtgcacatgtgctcacgtgtatgtgtgtgtaatagcatgcatgtgcaggtcagagtACAGCTTgagggaatcagttctctcccctCAACCATAAGCCCcaaagactgaactcaggcttggtggAAAAGGCATTGTTACTTCCCCTACTGGCTCATTTCATCAGCCCCACCCGATACATTACTGCTGCTTCTTACCTAAATAAGTTTCTGAACCTGTAATAATTGggaattaacttttaaaactattcCATACTATAGATAATCACGAAAAAAAAGTAAGTGATACAGAAAACTTTTCACCAAAATCCATGTTTTATAGACTATAAATAGAGCAGCGTTGAGGTGCATCTTCATGACGTTTAGGACTAGTTATATAAATAGCAGATCTCAGAGACTAGCTGGAGGCCAAAAGCAAcatctttttctgtcattttgcaCAGACTGATAGGAAGGAGATCCAAAGCCTGATTTTGAAATGACATGTGTAAATAGCTTTGACTTAAATATTTCTGAAGCTAGTTTGAGCATTGCTCTTTTACGCCCATGGTACCAGCCAGCATCGTGGATCTAGTCTCCCATGAAACATCCTTTGGAGAATAGAAAACTTTAAGCTACTCAGAGGCAAACGCATCTTACTCATGTTTTCAATTGTCCAGACAGCCAAATAATTCTAACTTGTAATTAAAGAAGGTTTACTGTTCTTTCTCCAAATACCATTTTAGCTGACAACCAATCTTTGAATCATTTCCTTTACTTTGAAAGCCTGAACACTAACCTATAAAACAAAGCAGGAACTAAACTACAATTTGGGATTTCCTACGGAAACACGATTTTGTACTTTTCTCTCTAATCAGGCAGCAGTGAAGGCTGTGGTGGCCTCTTCTCGACTGGGAAGTGCCAGCAGCAGTCACAGCAGCATCCAGGAGAGCCACAAGGCCAGCGCAGATCCATCTCCAACCGACGATGGTACTGACAGCACAGCTGTTCTGGGAAAGAAGATGCAAGAAGGAGACCAGGTGGCAGCTGAGGGCACAGAAGCTGAGATAACGACACCGCAGGCCGAGGGGCAGGAGAAAGATGCAGATGGGAGAAACGAAGAGGTCTCCAGGATGGTGATTCAGACGCTGGAGGATGGCTTGAAGACAGGTGACCCCGCAATGAAGAGGCGCTCGGGGGAGAAGCTGAAGACTGTGGGGGAAGAAATGGACCCCAAAGCTGAGGAGGAAGACCCTGCTGCGGAAGCGCAGGATGTGATTCTGCCAGAGTACTAATCTGGCTTCCTTTAGGTTCAGAGACCAAGCCAAGCATTTGATGTACTTTGTCCTTCAGCAAGGAAGGTGGGGGAGCATGACATACACTATTGTGATTCTGTTTCgaggtgcaaaaaaaaaaaaaaaacaaaaaaaccccatatATACCAGTTGGTAATCCTAATTTCAGTGCATGTGTTTACTTTATGAAACAATGATGTCTTCTGCGGCATGTAGTGGAGACATGATCCCCATGAGTTAAATCTGAAATTTCCAGCAAACAgcacactttaaaacaaaaattcttagCCTTTTGGCGGCACGTATTTGAAGTGAAATggaaaactaattttcctttgAGAGCTTAGGCACCCTATACCTCCCAGAAGTCTTCAGAGATGGCAATTCCTTTGAACTCAACTCAAATAAAGACACATTCCCGTGACTTTCTGAACACTTCCAGTGGGTTCAGCTTGGCATATAAAAGATACCTGGAGAGTGGCCAAAACCATCTGCCATGCTGAGACATCAAAGCATGATGTCTTAGAAGACCATGAGCCCACAGCCCCCTTAAGAGTGTGTAAAGAATGTCTCATTTTATTAAGTATGCTATATAAGAATATCCAAAATGTTCATCATAAAATTCTTCCAGTTTACAATTCTTAGGATAATATTAAACTgtggtgtttctttctttcacctgtttttcACTAAAATGCCCTATCAGATGTTTTAAACCTAggtaagaataaagaaatttaagtgTAATGATATATGATGTGAACGTAGACATACCAAGATTAattcctttttacttttcataTAAATTTGCATTTGTAAGCTTATATAATACTTTGCGTATAAGAACATTTTTGTGGATATACTCTGCAAATAACAAGTTCCAAGTTCTGGAAAAACCCACTGCAGAAATTGGTGCCAAAATGTCTGAATATAATAAGAACAATGCATTCCATTGTTATATAACTTATTGATGTTGTTACAGTAAGAAAATGTCTGCAGGAGGATTCTCCCCTCCAGCTGTGTAGACATTCTGTTCATGAGTTCAAAATTCACTATGACAACTAGTATCTTTTTCCTCACACTTAGATGGAAAGGGAGCATATTTTATGATGAAGAAACTTTCCATATCAAGAAATTcatattgtctttaaaataagcaaaaacaaaaataaagtgtaAACAAACCTTAAACAAGACTTCGGGGAGGGTAAAGCATTAGACCTTAATTAGcatgatatttttttctcagaatctcTTTGTTTCATAGAAATTACACTAAATGCAGTATCAAGTTTCTTGAGTGAATATGACcactttattaaaacaattgctttacatttttggtgggttttcttaatttataaacagtattacttccaaaatccaaaatgagggcaaaaaaatgaacagcacagattttttccataaaataatAACTTAATTTGTTCTGACTCACATACAAACATTTGCACAGGGATTTAAATTAGATCTGGGGCTTCTCCAGGCTGTTAGGGGCATCAGTGCTTCAGTACGTCAAGCACAGAGCTCCAACAGTCTTGGGGAAGGAGACAATGTGGGGCTTCTTGTAGTCTGTGATTTGGGTCCTTGACAGGTGGGTGACTTGGGGTTCATTATCTGAGCTTGGGTGGTTATTATTCAGTTGATGTTAATTAGTATTTATGCTCTCATTTTACTTCCCCCTCTTTAATTCTCCCTCAGAACTCTCATTTCGAGTGTCATAAAGGGCTATTTTAACCTTTAAGAAGGGTTTCTTAAGATTTCCATTTAAGAAGAGCAATTTCCTGGTGTGATTTTCCTCATCAAACTTAACATATGTATGGCAAGTGTCCCGTATTTGGAAATAGTAAAGGTAGACTAAGGGGTCTTGATAGAAGGTGAAATTAGAATATCAGAACACATATAGCATCACTCAACCCCAGTCCAGGTCTTACTTCATTCCAACATGGGCTGAACGCTTTGGATGACCCAGCGAGCTTTGAGAAGAATATCATATATGCCAAGCCCTCGAGTGTTTTAGAATTCAGTCATTTAAATGATTGCACCTTACCCCTTCTTGGTGATAATAAAGAGTGTTGGGCTaattcttcctcttctgcaaCCTATATACTTTATTAGCTAAATATCACTAGCACCTTTCTGTTGTATCTTGTATGCTAAAGatggtcctcatgcttccaaaGAACTAAGTCCATTCACGAGGAAACAAGTCAAGTATTTCAGTCAAATCATGCAAACATTTAGAAATACCatctaaaaataattcttttaccACAGTCAACATTTGTATtgcttgttaaaaaataaatatctatctGAAGGATTATTTCAATTAAAGGAATACAGTCTTAATTTGAAAGAACACTTTCTAATATCACTCTTAGTTTGTAATGTAGTCACAAAgctaaacaatttttaaaatttcggcaaagaaagaatactaaattaaaatttgcatttaaaagATGACAGCTACAAGGTGGgaagtagtggtacatgcctttgatcccagaactcaggaggcaaaggcaggcagatctctgagtctgag
Protein-coding sequences here:
- the Camk4 gene encoding calcium/calmodulin-dependent protein kinase type IV; translated protein: MLKVTVPSCSSSCSSVTASAPGSGNLVPDYWIDGSNRDPLSNFFEVESELGRGATSIVYRCKQKGTQKPYALKVLKKTVDKKIVRTEIGVLLRLSHPNIIKLKEIFETPMEISLVLELVTGGELFDRIVEKGYYSERDAADAVKQILEAVAYLHENGIVHRDLKPENLLYATPAPDAPLKIADFGLSKIVEHQVLMKTVCGTPGYCAPEILRGCAYGPEVDMWSVGIITYILLCGFEPFYDERGDQFMFRRILNCEYYFISPWWDEVSLNAKDLVRKLIVLDPKKRLTTFQALQHPWVTGKAANFVHMDTAQKKLQEFNARRKLKAAVKAVVASSRLGSASSSHSSIQESHKASADPSPTDDGTDSTAVLGKKMQEGDQVAAEGTEAEITTPQAEGQEKDADGRNEEVSRMVIQTLEDGLKTGDPAMKRRSGEKLKTVGEEMDPKAEEEDPAAEAQDVILPEY